The Epinephelus lanceolatus isolate andai-2023 chromosome 17, ASM4190304v1, whole genome shotgun sequence region AAAGTTTTTGATCTCTGATGACCGAAACCAAAGCATCTGTTTCACTGTGACTATAAAAAAACGAAAAGATGAGCACATTAGTTACTGGTATGCTGTGGACAGTGCTGATGAACAGCGTTTTGAGCTGTCAGTCACCACAGGTAAAATCCATTAAATGtttcaaacacacatgaaaTTATTTCTGTAAACTACTTGGTGGGAAAAGAAATCTTTTCACTCACGTCTCAGGTAATGAAATCAAATTATGCtttattttgtgcttttgtcAAGGTACTCCAAGTCTGTATGTGAACCAACAAGAAATAACAGCATATGAAGGAGGAAGTGTGACTGTCAGATGTCACTGTCAAGAAAGAAAAGAACGAAAGTGGTGCAGGCTCTCACACCTGCatcctgtcaggtgtgtgtCAGAGCCATCTGAATCAATAGATGGAACAAGAGTGACCATCAATGCAAGTGCACCCAGTGTTTTCACTGTGACTATGAGTGGACTGAGGACAGACAGCAGTGGCTGGTACTGGTGCGGCATTAAAAACTTTCAGATACCAGTGCATATAACTGTTCATGCATTAACCTCAACTACAACTACAACTACAACGACTCCCAGTACAGCAGGTAAGATACTAACCTTTTTCTATTTACATAAATTAGCGACCTTTCATAATAAGTGGACACAGCAAACGTAACACAAATCAAATCCTGTCACAATGTCTGTTAATCCTGCAGTTTAGAATGTATTCATGCAGTTTACCTTAAAATCTGagaattacaatataataatcCACAATATGCGGTGTAAAAACACATTGTTCTCAATGTGGATTAACattaattttcatgtttttttttattcgaGACATTATAACGACACTTCCAACCACCGCCCAGCATTCCTCCCTGCTTACGAGTGCAGAGCCACACACAGCTCAGCCCACAAACTCCGCCATAAACGGGACAGCTGGAGAGAGCCAGCAAGATGAGAACAAGAGGtctgtatttctttatttcacTCTCAACAGCTTAACTGGGTTCAGATCTGATTAACAGCTTTTTTTCTGCATATCATCCCCTTCCTACCTTTTGTGTTTACATCACAACTGATATGCTGTATACTGTACGATCTCTTCAAAACACTTAATCACAGATTTGAGCATGGaagtttgtttttgatttttttatcatTCATTCTTGAgcatatatatttgttttgttgcatATAGTTCAGCACATTTTCTGTCAGACAAACTCCATGTTAATCATAGATGAAATTGAATTTAAGCTTATGCATTGCATTCTAGTTTTATAAATTCAACCTATGGAAGAAAAATGTATGCATAGGCCAATTTCAGACAACATACACTACCTCTTTATTCGTGCTTAAATGTAACTCTGATCTGCATTCATCCTCTAGTTCCACTATGGTGATAATTCTCACCACCACCCTCATCTTACTGCTGTTGATTGTACTTGCTGCCTTTTTGGGGTGGAAGATAATGAGAAGATGTAAGTCTGCTTTAATCTCTGTGCTAAAACATATTCAGGAATAAGATATCTGTTATTTTGTAATATCTTCAAAATGTCTTTTAGATAAAAACAAGCCTCAGAGGACGGACATCACTGCGGTAAGATATAGCTATGTGTTTCCCAGTATTAGTACGGTAATAAATGTGTGGTCATCTTCCTCACTGGCATATTTCCTCTTTGCTTGGTACATAAAAGATTTTTTACAATATGTCCAAATCAGGACATGAAGTAAACAGCATTTCAGGAACATGAACAATCAAGTGTATGATTTACAATGGTTTCAATAAGACTACACTGAGTGTGAGCTACTCAGTGACTAGATCTACTTAAGCATGGTGCATGGTAATATACTGCAGATAATACAAAACGGAAATAACATATACAGGCCAACAACAAATAGATGTATGGATATGACATATGTGGCTCATTTGCAGCTCAATACGGCAAAACTGGAACATTTTTAAAGCATTGTCTTGTTAttttaagccttgataaaatgaaaagacaaagtTTTTTTATAATCAGAACAATAAATTAGCATTGATTATCAGCAGCAACCCTTCCTTCCTTCAAGTTTTCTCATTCCCAAGTAGCCTCTATGTTGTTGCTGAGAGGTCTCTTCAGCTTCTGTGCTGCTCTAACCAGCACTGTCACACTATGTAAAGTAGGGTCAACACAGACCTTGTGTGACAAACAATTGTAAATGTTTAAAACCAAAGAGGAAAttaaacatactgtacactgtacATGACTGCTCTTTGCATAAGTTAAACTCCAGATCATATGGCTATCAGTAGGTTTACTGACAGATAAGATGGGTCTGGAAGGGGTTAATGGTATTAAGCATAACACTGACATACACTCCATGACGGCAAACCTCTGATATGCAAAGCGACTTGTCCAGTAATATTCAAATGAACCAAACTGTTCAGTCACACAGGAGAAAGCAAATAATTCTAACATAACGTAACATACAATGAGATTAATGTCAAATTTTCAAACTCACCCCTCAGGGCTCACATACTGGGAGTGATCCTGATGTGCAGTATGCCACCATTGTTCATAAGCAACATGTAGCAGACCAGCAGAAGGTAAACCAGAtgagaatattttattttgttcaacAAAGCATAAAAGACAacagtgcctgaaaacacttttgCCTACATTTGCATTTGTCTTTCCCCTGAAATTGTATTACTTTGAGTGTGAATCTCTTTCAGCAGAATGAAGACAGTGTGACATACAGTAACATTGTGTTGAAAGATCGCGTGCGACAAATGGTACGTGGCATCTAACAATGACAGCTATCTCTTAGTGACTGAAATGGGTTAGTATTGTGGTCATGATTTTCATCTATAATTATTCAGCATTCTCTTCTCTGTGCTTGTTCTCTCTTACAAGGCTGAACCAGTAGATGGAAGTGTGATCTACAGCACAGTACACTCTAGAAAAGCTTAAGTGCGTGTTAGCAGAGAACATGGGAGAACGTCAGTCGTGCAAGTATGGCAACACTGATGAAATCAATCGGATGTGCACTTTATTTGTGGTATGTTACAAGTGCCTGTATAAAAAGAAGTGAAcatagccaccatgacatcacccactggtttgtggactgcaattttgaaattttttggccgtcaccatcttgtttttggagccagaagtgaccatatttggatgaatgggtggagctgtgaaggatTCCCACTGCTATGCCTCTGTACTGATTGACAGGTCACCATGGTAGCAACCTTTCTATCACGCTCTAAAGTATACCCTgctttattgtctattttactctaaatgggatcataatttacaaaatggacatcatgctgtattgaagaGGACTTGCAACCAGTAATGGAAAAGCTTTACTGAGGTGATAAAGGAAATGAGAGGCAGGGTCATCTTCTCATGGACCCTATGATCCCAGTACAATCAGACTTTTGCTTGCACCCACTGGAGTCACCCTCTTCTGGctattagaaagaatgcaggtttaaggcacttgCTTTTCAGACCTGGAGGATGGAGGTTAGAACATTTCGGATAAATCAATCAACCCAGCAGTCTGTTATTGGAGccatgtcaaatttaaagactTTTAGTCATGGACGTTCTTCTATGcaaacccacacacatacagtttaTCAAATAATGTTAaatttttcacacacacatgctaaaAAAAGCAAGAATTAAGGAGGCAACGCTAGCACAGTGGTGTTAAAACTTTAAAGGTGTGCTGTGGTGAATTTGTCGctgtcagtttgaaacactgaGTAAAAGCAAAAGTTGACTTTGGATCAAGAGCAGATCAGAGGCCAGTAAAActgaccaaattaaggaagtgGCTAAATGGTAGAGCAACAGTTTAACTCATATCATCTCTTGATACAGCTTCTTCAGTCACCAGGTTGACATTTAGCATTTGAAAACTATCATGATCCAGGGAGGACCTTTGTTCATTTTCATTCCTAGCTTTAACAAGATCAAATTTGATTCTCACAACATCCTGTTAGCCTTTATTGTAGGGCCaatagaaaatgtaaaatatgcatctctgttgattttatttttactgaaaagatttaattgttatttgtttttacttgtgatttttttttactgtaaagcacTTCGTTTTTGTAAACTCACATACTCAAAGCAAAATGTAGCAGCATGATTATGTGCTTTGCTGTCAAaccaaataaatgtaattgcttaaaaggaagaggaagagatgtTTAGTAAtatcaggaagaaaaaaaatgagtctGTGCATCGGTCCGTGTCATTTAGTCTTACTCTGCTGACTCACAGACATGGCTGTTAATCTCAGAGTTCTTCTGATCCTTTGCGGACTCACAGGTCAGTAACCCGTGTCATTTTATGTGCACAGATGTTTAGTCTTATGCTTTAGCTCGTTATGTCAATTCTAAAATGTCAGTCGGATGAATAACACACCAGTTTGTCTTCAGATTATGAGTAATCTAGGCACAATTACGTGTAAGAGGATTATTGTTGGCGATATGTGCAGTAAAATATTGTCTTTATTCTTGTTGCAGGGATTAACAGCATAACTACAGTCAGTAAAGTGTCAGTGAAGGCTGGAGCCTCAGTCATTATCCCATGTCTGTACGACAAACGATACATAAACCATGTGAAAGGTTTGTGTAAAGGATTTTATTGGAACCACTGCTCTTATGTAGTTAAAACAAACCAACGAAATTCTGGAAAGTTTTCAATCTCTGATGACAAAAGCCGAAGAATCTTCAATGTGACTATAAAAGATCTGACGGCTAAGGACACTGATTACTGGTGTGCTGTGGAGATAGATGGAGGGTCAGATGTCAGAGAGTATTTtcagctgtcagtcaccagGGGTAAGAGCCCTTAGGCCTTTAAGCACATTTCAAATCCTTTGCAACATTTTAACAGTTATAAGGAAAACCCCAAAGCAGGGTCTCATTGTTTGTTCTGGTGAGTGATTGTTGTCAGGCTACCCACACTTTTCTATTGAATTTGTTTTCCTTTAAGGCACACCCAGTCTCTATGTAGCTCAACAGGCGATCACAGGGTTTATTGGAGATGATATAACCATCAATTGCCACTATCATAACTCTGGAGTAATCAAGTGGTGTAGGCTGGGTGGCTCCTGTGTGACGATGACATCTGGATCAATAGTTGGAACAAGAGTGACCATCATTAGGATGATCCCCAATGCTTTCACTGTGACTATGAGTAGACTGAGCACAAAGAGCAGCGGCTGGTATTTGTGTGTTAATGGAGACTTACAGATGCCAGTACATTTAACCGTTACTGTGAAACCTACCACCAGTAAGTACAACAATTATAAAAGTATATTTGTCAAGCACAggcatttgatttgatttatcatAGAAGAGATATCAGAAATAGATAATGTCATTTTACTCTGCTTatcattgtcttgttttggaTTATAGCCACTCTTGCAACAACACAGAGGTTCTCCACTTTGTCATCTACTCCCGATCTCATTCCTAATACTGGAGGCGGATCGTTTACCAGGTCAGTCTTTGTTTTTACATGCAGTTTTTAGAGAACGTACCCTAACTTAGACTTACACTGTATTTTAGCATtggttaaaggtatactatgcaggattgtcagttactgtttctAAATCCGCTGGCGTTTCGGCTCGCTATGTTTCAGCGCTGTGTCttttggatgcctgctgcttatggtcttaCACCCTGCTGCTGCCTTTAAAGCTCCAATCTCATGAGTGCTGTGGTAGCACACACCTATAAATGTCCACGAGCCCagaaaataagaggaaaataagGCAGAGATGGCAGAGAAAAATACAATGCCTCACACCTCTAGCGGGTCACAAGacactgagagggattacttgtGTATGAGTCTATGCATTGTTTTtagaaaatcctgcacagtatataacagtataaaacagtataaaaacagGCCGGTTACCTAACTGATTTGTATTGTGCACCCAATATGTATGCCGCAGAGCTTCCGTTGACCTAAAGAGCCTCCTCatccctctgtgtttgttgATCCTCATTGTACTGGTGGCCTTGTTCATCTGGTTTTTGTTGAAAAGACACAGTAAGTCACAGTCAGACGTTTGATCAATCCCATTTATGCCAAATGTTTGTAATTcctaaatatattttgtttgacTTTTAGAACAGACCCAAGCAGAATCATCAGCCACAAGAATGGTAAGATACAGTATGTGGATGAATTTTCCAAAATAGACTTTGAACACTTTCATGATTCCTAGGACAATGCTAATGACTCTTGGtgatcctttaacttttcccattGTGCCACCGTGAGTTGCATATTTTTGGTGAGTGAACTGTATCAACTTCTATTGGGTAGATTGATACTGAAATTTGGTACTGGCATTGATGGATGAATTGTACTATCCTTTGTGATCCATTAACTTTTTATCTAGCGGCATCATTAGGTCAAATTTTCAGTTtgtccagtactttggtttCTAACCAAATTAGTATTAATTCTGTCAGCTGCACCATCTCAGTCATCCTTTTCACTCTCGCCATGAACATGATAGTCAAGTCAGCAGAGGTGGAGTGCAgggtagagcttagattctctgccggAGCCCGAGCCGGGTCGGGCCGGGAGCCCCCATCCCTCTGACGGACCCAGGCCGGGCCCAGTCagatatgacgttttttttttttgttaaagctatgatttgataatgttataggctatgtattgtagtgaccctgcagtaaatgttctgttataatgtcaatgttctgtgagttaatggcatgtttgggattgaatgaggtgCGGGGGATgaggagggctgtgtgagtgcgcgtgctggtgtgtgtatgagcgagctggaggagagagcaggagtgcacagatggagttacagctaagttgttgtttgttggttgttttggcgtggttacgCCTGGGCGAGGGTGTCTGATGTTTGAAAGACCCAAAACACCCCAGgttacatcactgatgatgtgtccCAGCGCATCCGCAAGATGTATCTTTCAACTCCAAAGATTAACAGGCCTTGAGAGTTTTAGTTATATTTAGTCAACTTTATCCTGATTTTTGTTCTAGTTTTAATCAAAGAAAATACTTGACATCAAGACTGAGAATGAGCATGTCACTAAATCTTCAGCAGATTTCTTCTGGGGTTTATTCATCTAATTTTGGTGACAGGTTATGGTGGTGAACTTTGCCCGCTTAGTTTAGTGAATGTTACAGTTACGGTCATTCCTCTGATCATCATGCTTTGTCTTTGCTTTGAAAAGGATTTTTATCTGTACAAAAATAGTTCATGGTGACTGTTTCGTAACAATTTAATATGATTTAAACTGTATGATGGAAAATTCAATGCCTCAACAGCTTTGTATTTCAGTCGTGACAATCGGTTTGCTCTATCGACGAAAAAGACTTGTCTACATGTTGACTATTTTAACATATATGATAATTCCTCTTTTATAAATATAGTTGTGCTCTAATTGATGTATTTTTGACACTGTCTGAAGGAAGGTTTGATGAAGTCCTCTGACGTTTGCTTTGCTCCTTCAACACAGGCTGACGAAGTAACGTACACCACTGTTCAACACAAGAGCAAAACTTCAAGCCAGGTAACCCATAACTGCAGCGATATCTAGAAATCtggtgtaaaaaaaatctttaaatgtacagtttctctGCAAAAGAGTATAAGCTGCAGGACTGTGCCATTGCAGAACAATCGCAGGATGTGTTATATCTTGTGGGTTTTTATCAGGAGAACATGGTAACCACTTTCAGAAACCAATGATGCACGTGCcgttaaagaaaatatttttttatgaaatggTTACTAAGGTGGAAATTTAGATAAACTCTGACTTTCTGAGAATGACATTTGGTGTCTTCTTCATCACAGGCTGAAGAGGAAGTTGCATACGCTAATATTGGCTTCAAAAGAAAACCATTGGGCCAGGTAACCTTAACACACAATTTGTGGTAAACAATACAAGCCAAGGCAGTAATTAGACATTTGTCACATAGCCCATGTGAAGTCTGAGCAAAGTGTCAATCATTTATGTTTAGCTGCATGTGTAATTTATGTAGAAAGTAGTCCCTCCCCCTCAGTGGTGACTCAGTGGCTCCGGCCTTGATACAGCACACTAAAAGACACACAGGAGACCTTAGTGATCGAACTTCTTTAACATATTTGACCAAGTGCAGCTCAATAAACTAATTTCAAATTCATTATTATCTTGCCCAGAGGTCCTACGCTGAGAATGATGTGGACGTGATGTACAGCTCTGTGGTCACCCTGAAGCAAAAACCTGGAAAAAGGGTAAGTATCATATTGTttctcacttcctgttctttCATTTCAAATCATCACATTGGTATGACAGAAGAATTTACCATCTAATTACGCCCCTTTTTTAGTCTTTGTCAGACTAAAAACAAATTATCTTTGCTCTTCCTACTTAATTGTCGTATTTGCTTTCATTCGCCAACAGGTTGAAGCAGAAGATAAGGatgtcacatacagcacatTGGCTCAGCACCACCACAACGtttaaatgtctgtctgtctttacaTGTCTCTATtactggactttttttttccttagaCTGGAGTGTTGCAAGGTGTTATCAGCTGTTGTGCAGTAACGTTTTCCTTctcctttttcatttgtttctgttacacctttttttttacgCTTCTCTGCATTTTTTACGGTATTATTTATGAGGCGTAAAGCTCAAATTGATATATAATCCTGAACCTGTAATGTATATTAGCCCTAGGTTTAATATATGACTTATATATAACGTAATATGTCTGGCCTGTGGTTCCTCAAGCACATGTTTTTCAGTAAGGGATTGCTCAGTGGTTCTCAGTCAAACTaaggggcttttttttttttttttagaaattacAGTTACTGCCTTATTTCATTTGCGAAACCACAGGCTAAACGCAGATATTTTAAGTACAAATAGGGTGATGTGTAAGTCCAGTACTTCAAAGGGTCCTGGCTTTCTGCCTCAGTGGGACCAATGGGTATACAACATCCTGTGATTGGTCAACAGATGTTAAAAATTCAAAGAAGGTGCTTCATCACCATTCAGGGTtgcttctgtgtttttgtgtttttctgtgtactgtgtgtttctgtaactTTTGACATTTACAGTCTCATTTCAGTTGACAAAAAAGTGATCTGAAACCAAAgcaagatatttttttaatatttgaggTAGTTATGAAAAAGAATGTTTTATATAAATGAAGACAATTCAGTCCATACACCTTGagtactttcttttttttgtaaattgtgTATTCACCTGACGTAACATCCAGCCAACATTGAGCTAGATTGTTCCGTAGCTGCGTAGATATTTATATACATCTAACTAACCAATATAAAGCAACTTCCTTACAATGGAGGAAGACGCACTTTAACTATTGCATTTGCATATTTTGGAAAATTAGGAAGTAGATGATCAGTCTTACAGTGCGCTGGTTCGTGTTACTTTGTCTTGACTCACAACGACATGGCTGTTcatctcctctttcttctcctcctcaccaGATTAACAGGTCAGTCACAGGGATCATTTTATAACTGTGTGCATATTGTATGCTTCTAATGATTATGTCAGAAGATGATAATAATTATAactattataattattataataagtTTGACAAGTAATATTCTCCAGTTTGGTATTTCATAGACTGTAGACTGTAATGACCTTATATGTAAAAACAACTAATATAAATAATATGCAGGTCATATGAAGATAGATTATTGTTAGTGGATATAActattaaaatgctatttttgttcTTGTTGCAGGAGTTCACAGTGTAACTACAGTCAGTAAAGTGTCAGTGAAGGCTGGAGCCTCAGTCATTATCCCATGTCTGTATGACAAACAATACATAAACCATGTGAAAGGTTTGTGTAAAGGATATTACTGGGACTTCTGCTCTTATGTAGTTCAAACAAACCGACGAAATTCAGGACAGTTTTCAATCTCTGATGACAAAAGCCGGAGAATCTTCACTGTGACTTTTAAAGACTTGACAGCTGAGGACACTGATTACTGGTGTGCTGTGGAGGTTGATAGAGGGTCAGATGTCAGAGAGTATtttcagctgtcagtcactAAAGGTAAGA contains the following coding sequences:
- the LOC117248647 gene encoding uncharacterized protein LOC117248647, with product MCSFTQGTADMTSLFVLPLILAGLMGIHSQIITVSKVSVKAGDSISIPCLYEPEYKTHVKYLCKGHFWDFCRYKVKTNEPDDSGKFLISDDPNRTIFTVTIKDLEVKDTAYYWCAVEMDKENDVKKYFHLSVTRGTPSLYVNQQEITAYEGGSVTVRCHCQERKERKWCRLSHLHPVRCVSEPSESIDGTRVTINASAPSVFTVTMSGLRTDSSGWYWCGIKNFQIPVHITVHALTSTTTTTTTTPSTADIITTLPTTAQHSSLLTSAEPHTAQPTNSAINGTAGESQQDENKSSTMVIILTTTLILLLLIVLAAFLGWKIMRRYKNKPQRTDITAGSHTGSDPDVQYATIVHKQHVADQQKQNEDSVTYSNIVLKDRVRQMAEPVDGNMAVNLRVLLILCGLTGINSITTVSKVSVKAGASVIIPCLYDKRYINHVKGLCKGFYWNHCSYVVKTNQRNSGKFSISDDKSRRIFNVTIKDLTAKDTDYWCAVEIDGGSDVREYFQLSVTRGTPSLYVAQQAITGFIGDDITINCHYHNSGVIKWCRLGGSCVTMTSGSIVGTRVTIIRMIPNAFTVTMSRLSTKSSGWYLCVNGDLQMPVHLTVTVKPTTTTLATTQRFSTLSSTPDLIPNTGGGSFTRASVDLKSLLIPLCLLILIVLVALFIWFLLKRHKQTQAESSATRMADEVTYTTVQHKSKTSSQAEEEVAYANIGFKRKPLGQRSYAENDVDVMYSSVVTLKQKPGKRQVEAEDKDVTYSTLAQHHHNV